Proteins encoded by one window of Sandaracinaceae bacterium:
- a CDS encoding CAP domain-containing protein — protein sequence MLRHRWLLVAALSGVAFGCDDGRAGPDMGDGGVAPTCEATTPVECAADMINAVPVRMTATTVGARDSFGQTCAAGPGGRDVTFMFTAPEAGFYEIDTLGSDFDTVLSVRTDCTGATVVECNDDIQRGMETRSKVSVELAACETVLIIVDGYNADEMGNVVLNIGTQEQICDDGIDNDEDGMADCDDPDCFSIDCSGDDWPAPWQDFEWEVVELTNQERAMGANCGGEDFPPAGPLEMDALIRDAARAHSSDMGELGYFQHDSLDGAPCDGAANPCDFADRMRYAGFMGDQPWGENIAAGQTTPADVVRAWMESPGHCRNIMNPSYQTIGVGYALVEGSPLGHYWTQDFAASH from the coding sequence ATGCTGCGCCACCGATGGCTCTTGGTGGCGGCTCTGAGTGGAGTCGCCTTCGGATGTGACGACGGCCGCGCTGGCCCCGACATGGGGGACGGTGGAGTCGCACCGACCTGCGAGGCGACGACGCCCGTCGAGTGCGCGGCGGACATGATCAACGCGGTGCCCGTCCGGATGACCGCGACCACGGTGGGCGCGCGCGACAGCTTCGGGCAGACCTGCGCGGCCGGCCCTGGGGGCCGCGACGTCACGTTCATGTTCACCGCCCCCGAGGCGGGCTTCTACGAGATCGACACCCTCGGGTCCGACTTCGACACCGTGCTCTCCGTCCGGACGGATTGCACCGGGGCGACGGTCGTCGAGTGCAACGACGACATCCAGCGCGGCATGGAGACCCGCTCGAAGGTGAGCGTGGAGCTCGCGGCCTGCGAGACGGTGCTCATCATCGTCGACGGCTACAACGCCGACGAGATGGGCAACGTGGTCCTCAACATCGGGACGCAGGAGCAGATCTGCGACGACGGGATCGACAACGACGAAGACGGCATGGCCGACTGCGACGACCCCGACTGCTTCAGCATCGACTGCAGCGGTGACGACTGGCCGGCGCCCTGGCAGGACTTCGAGTGGGAGGTCGTGGAGCTGACCAACCAGGAGCGCGCGATGGGCGCGAACTGCGGCGGTGAGGACTTCCCCCCCGCCGGCCCGCTCGAGATGGACGCGCTCATCCGCGACGCCGCGCGGGCTCACAGCTCCGACATGGGGGAGCTCGGGTACTTCCAGCACGACAGCCTCGACGGCGCGCCCTGCGACGGCGCCGCGAACCCCTGCGACTTCGCCGACCGCATGCGGTACGCCGGCTTCATGGGCGACCAGCCCTGGGGCGAGAACATCGCCGCCGGTCAGACGACCCCGGCCGACGTCGTGCGGGCGTGGATGGAGAGTCCCGGCCACTGCCGGAACATCATGAACCCCTCGTACCAGACGATCGGCGTGGGCTACGCGCTCGTCGAGGGCTCGCCGCTGGGTCACTACTGGACCCAGGACTTCGCGGCCAGTCACTGA
- the msrA gene encoding peptide-methionine (S)-S-oxide reductase MsrA, with product MQRSLLSLLVVLLTACSSASTSAQSNGHTPRAPALSEGQAEAVFAGGCFWCMEHPFERLDGVASVTSGYIGGRVEGPSYEQVSRGGTGHAEAVRVVYDPDVVSYDRLLEVFWHNVDPTQRDGQFCDHGDQYRTAIFPVDDAQRRAAEASLARIRRQLDRPIATRIEPSAPFWVAEDYHQDFYRTHPVRYRTYRSGCGRDRRLQEIWGDAAGH from the coding sequence ATGCAACGCTCTCTCCTCTCGCTCCTCGTCGTCCTGCTCACCGCTTGCTCGAGCGCGTCCACGTCGGCGCAGTCGAACGGGCACACGCCGCGCGCCCCGGCCCTGTCCGAAGGGCAGGCAGAGGCCGTCTTCGCCGGCGGCTGCTTCTGGTGCATGGAGCACCCGTTCGAGCGCCTCGACGGAGTCGCGAGCGTCACCTCGGGCTACATCGGCGGGCGCGTCGAGGGACCGAGCTACGAGCAGGTCTCTCGCGGCGGCACGGGGCACGCCGAGGCGGTCCGCGTGGTCTATGACCCGGACGTCGTCTCGTACGACCGCCTCCTCGAGGTCTTCTGGCACAACGTCGACCCGACCCAGCGCGACGGCCAGTTCTGCGATCACGGCGACCAGTACCGCACGGCGATCTTCCCCGTGGACGACGCCCAGCGGCGCGCCGCCGAGGCCTCGCTGGCGCGGATCCGGCGGCAGCTCGACCGGCCCATCGCCACGCGCATCGAGCCCAGCGCCCCCTTCTGGGTGGCCGAGGACTACCACCAGGACTTCTATCGGACGCACCCCGTGCGTTACCGCACTTATCGAAGTGGATGCGGAAGAGACCGTCGATTGCAGGAGATCTGGGGCGACGCGGCCGGGCACTGA
- a CDS encoding penicillin-insensitive murein endopeptidase: MRRAAAAHILGAAAMATTTLASLPAAGAQTVLTSTVRDGQPPVESRDEDGSPSRSVGVPDRGRLRDSVQLEPTPHLFIRESRRSAQYGTAELVGLVQRAAARVSIAHPGPRLVVGDLSRERGGRVHPHRSHRTGRDADLGFYLLDEEGAPVEVDRFVNLRRSGCGRVGEARYCFDPARNWDLVAALVSDPTTSVQYILVAPDIRRRLMEEGERRSVDPALFERVRIATEPHRGSRSHRSHFHVRIYCPVDDRPECVDEPPYHAWYEGEPAPATPGIRRMRARQRRAYRRQAARQRARAQRRAQRRARQRRAQRARRRARRARQRARE, from the coding sequence GTGAGACGCGCGGCGGCCGCCCACATCCTCGGCGCGGCCGCGATGGCGACCACGACCCTCGCTTCGCTCCCCGCCGCGGGCGCGCAGACGGTGCTGACCTCCACCGTGCGGGACGGGCAGCCGCCGGTCGAGAGCCGGGACGAAGACGGCAGCCCCAGCCGGTCCGTCGGTGTCCCGGACCGGGGCCGTCTGCGGGACTCGGTGCAGCTCGAGCCGACGCCGCACCTGTTCATTCGCGAGAGCCGACGCAGCGCCCAGTACGGGACGGCGGAGCTCGTCGGGCTCGTGCAGCGGGCGGCGGCGCGCGTGTCCATCGCGCACCCGGGGCCTCGGCTCGTGGTCGGCGACCTCTCGCGCGAGCGAGGTGGGCGCGTGCACCCGCACCGCTCGCATCGCACCGGCCGGGACGCGGATCTGGGCTTCTATCTCCTCGACGAGGAGGGCGCGCCGGTCGAGGTCGACCGGTTCGTGAACCTGCGGCGCAGCGGCTGCGGGCGGGTCGGCGAGGCGCGCTACTGCTTCGACCCGGCGCGGAACTGGGACCTGGTCGCGGCCCTGGTCAGTGATCCGACCACGAGCGTGCAGTACATCCTCGTGGCGCCCGACATCCGACGGCGCCTGATGGAGGAGGGCGAGCGCCGCAGCGTGGACCCCGCGCTCTTCGAGCGCGTCCGCATCGCCACCGAGCCCCACCGCGGCAGCCGGTCGCACCGGAGCCACTTCCACGTCCGCATCTACTGCCCGGTCGACGACCGGCCCGAGTGCGTGGACGAGCCGCCCTACCACGCGTGGTACGAGGGCGAGCCGGCGCCGGCGACGCCGGGGATTCGACGCATGCGCGCCCGTCAGCGCCGCGCCTATCGGCGACAAGCGGCCCGACAGCGGGCGCGCGCGCAGCGACGGGCGCAGCGACGGGCGCGACAGCGCCGGGCGCAGAGAGCACGCCGGCGGGCGCGTCGAGCGCGTCAGCGCGCGCGAGAGTGA